The Hyalangium gracile genome includes a window with the following:
- a CDS encoding sigma-70 family RNA polymerase sigma factor, with protein MANGRKRTKNPASRPRTKRPAAPPPQGEAPEAEAEAEASADPEALEPEPEELAEVDAEIDEAPAVPTAALVPAGESGLTRKDPLQAYMAEVTRHPLLSREEEHTLAKKYQATGDVQAAYRLVASNLRLVVKLAHEYHRNPLSLLDLIQEGNIGLMQAVKKYDPDRGVKLSSYAAWWIRAYILRYIMDNWKMVKLGTTEAQRKLFFKLRQEQDKLVAQGFEPNPKLLAERLNVTEQDVVEMDQRLGHDELSIDAPLGDDPKNTRAERYLPSTAAGAEERLGNEELKELFREKLAEFASSLEGKERFIFENRLIADEPLTLQDIGDKYGVSRERARQIEAALINRMREYMREQIPDFDLVAVPKG; from the coding sequence ATGGCGAATGGGAGGAAGAGAACCAAAAACCCGGCCTCCCGGCCCCGCACGAAGCGTCCGGCGGCCCCTCCCCCCCAGGGAGAGGCCCCAGAGGCCGAGGCGGAGGCCGAGGCGTCCGCCGACCCGGAGGCCCTCGAGCCCGAGCCCGAGGAGCTGGCGGAGGTGGACGCCGAGATAGACGAGGCTCCGGCCGTCCCGACGGCCGCCCTGGTCCCGGCCGGGGAGTCCGGGCTCACCCGGAAGGATCCCCTCCAGGCCTACATGGCCGAGGTGACGCGCCACCCCCTGCTGTCCCGGGAGGAGGAGCACACCCTGGCCAAGAAGTACCAGGCGACGGGGGATGTCCAGGCGGCCTACCGGCTGGTGGCCTCCAACCTGCGGCTGGTGGTGAAGCTGGCGCACGAGTACCACCGCAACCCGCTCTCCCTGCTGGACCTCATCCAGGAGGGGAACATCGGGCTGATGCAGGCGGTGAAGAAGTACGATCCGGATCGTGGAGTGAAGCTGAGCTCGTACGCGGCGTGGTGGATCCGGGCCTACATCCTCCGTTACATCATGGACAACTGGAAGATGGTGAAGCTGGGGACGACGGAGGCCCAGCGGAAGCTCTTCTTCAAGCTGCGCCAGGAGCAGGACAAGTTGGTGGCCCAGGGCTTCGAGCCCAACCCGAAGCTGCTGGCCGAGCGGCTCAACGTCACCGAGCAGGACGTGGTGGAGATGGACCAGCGGCTGGGGCACGACGAGCTGTCCATCGACGCGCCGCTGGGGGACGACCCGAAGAACACGCGGGCGGAGCGCTACCTGCCCTCGACGGCGGCGGGGGCGGAGGAGCGCCTGGGCAACGAGGAACTCAAGGAGCTGTTCCGCGAGAAGCTGGCCGAGTTCGCCAGCTCGCTGGAGGGCAAGGAGCGCTTCATCTTCGAGAACCGGCTCATCGCCGACGAGCCGCTGACGCTGCAGGACATCGGCGACAAGTACGGGGTGAGCCGCGAGCGGGCCCGGCAGATCGAGGCGGCGCTCATCAACCGGATGCGCGAGTACATGCGCGAACAGATTCCGGACTTCGACCTGGTGGCGGTGCCGAAGGGTTGA
- a CDS encoding threonine ammonia-lyase codes for MVKLQDILAARERIRGAIRPTPCEASDYFTERTGCSAIWFKMENLQHTGAFKERGALNKLLTLSAEEKARGVIAASAGNHAQGLAYHARKLGVKATIVMPERTPLIKVTRTRDEYGAHVVLQGANFDEAYAEALRIQKEQNLVFVHPFNDAQVIAGQGTIGLELLEQTPFMDMVVVPIGGGGLISGIACALKETNPRIQVVGVQTQALGSMKASLQAGHVVELPAGATIADGIAVRRPGELTFSMVRKYVDDVVTVDDEEISNAILVMLEQEKSVVEGAGAVGIAALINNHIPAANDKKVVVLLGGGNIDMNVISRIIERGLVKAGRLVRLEVRMPDRPGMLAGLTSQIAEQRANIVEIHHNRAFSKASLGEVMVEVTLETTGRPHIQELIDALSRQGWQVAEET; via the coding sequence ATGGTGAAACTCCAGGACATCCTCGCCGCGCGAGAGCGCATCCGTGGCGCCATCCGTCCCACGCCCTGTGAGGCCTCGGACTACTTCACCGAGCGGACCGGCTGCTCGGCCATCTGGTTCAAGATGGAGAACCTGCAGCACACGGGCGCCTTCAAGGAGCGCGGCGCGCTCAACAAGCTGCTCACCCTGAGCGCCGAGGAGAAGGCACGGGGCGTCATCGCGGCCTCGGCGGGCAACCACGCGCAGGGGCTCGCCTACCACGCCCGCAAGCTGGGAGTGAAGGCCACCATCGTCATGCCCGAGCGCACCCCGCTCATCAAGGTGACGCGCACCCGCGACGAGTACGGCGCCCACGTCGTCCTCCAGGGCGCCAACTTCGACGAGGCCTACGCCGAGGCCCTGCGCATCCAGAAGGAGCAGAACCTCGTCTTCGTCCACCCCTTCAATGACGCGCAGGTCATCGCCGGCCAGGGCACCATCGGCCTGGAGCTGCTGGAGCAGACGCCCTTCATGGACATGGTGGTGGTGCCCATCGGCGGCGGCGGGCTCATCTCCGGCATCGCCTGCGCGCTCAAGGAGACCAACCCGCGCATCCAGGTGGTGGGCGTGCAGACGCAGGCGCTCGGAAGCATGAAGGCCTCGCTCCAGGCGGGGCACGTGGTGGAGCTGCCCGCGGGCGCCACCATCGCGGACGGCATCGCGGTGCGCAGGCCCGGCGAGCTCACCTTCTCCATGGTGCGCAAGTACGTGGACGACGTCGTCACCGTGGACGACGAGGAGATCTCCAACGCCATCCTGGTGATGCTGGAGCAGGAGAAGAGCGTGGTGGAGGGCGCCGGCGCGGTGGGCATCGCCGCGCTCATCAACAACCACATCCCGGCGGCCAACGACAAGAAGGTGGTCGTCCTGCTGGGCGGCGGCAACATCGACATGAACGTCATCAGCCGCATCATCGAGCGGGGCCTCGTGAAGGCCGGGCGCCTGGTGCGGCTGGAGGTGCGCATGCCGGATCGCCCCGGCATGCTCGCCGGCCTCACCTCGCAGATCGCCGAGCAGCGCGCCAACATCGTGGAGATCCACCACAACCGCGCCTTCTCCAAGGCGAGCCTGGGGGAAGTCATGGTGGAGGTGACGCTGGAGACCACCGGCCGTCCCCACATCCAGGAGCTGATCGACGCGCTCAGCCGCCAGGGCTGGCAGGTGGCCGAGGAGACGTAG
- a CDS encoding DEAD/DEAH box helicase, whose protein sequence is MSDIPQDPSPSPSAPEAEAPSRPAEYVADIRFEDMNLSEPIRRAIAERGYTNPTPVQAKAFQPAMEGRDLIVRSKTGTGKTAAFGLPLLEKISPEDKRVRALILCPTRELALQVAEELRALGKHKGIKVAAIYGGASMKQQEDALEEGTPIIVGTPGRVFDHINRGNLKLEGCDHAVLDEADEMLNQGFYEEVTRILDRLPKNRQVLLFSATVPTDIQNLIARYTTNAETLLLSGDVFTVEHIHHIRYDVSDAFPKPRNLIYVLEKEEPQNAIIFCNTRDDTALVTAVLNRNGFDAELLNGDLPQKERERVMAKVKRGEVAFMVATDIAARGIDISGLEYVINYSLPEDPAVYLHRVGRTGRIGNKGTAINLFSGRELATYTVLEKKYGIKFEKREMPAPEEAMHLWTERHLREIRDGASGTVFEGFLPLATQLKQRSDSDDLIAFLLKYFFSHLRMEKVQAAQESEKQPAPERKFEGRSEGRSEGRREGREGREGREGRKERGERRDKDRDRERDRDRPPRAEHGERQPRPPRRDEPRRGPPPMEAGPGEAKLWVNLGTADGLGPGSVATAMEDAGAPVGKVLRAELRPTFGYVFVAEEDVAAFEALNGKQHGTKTLRVEKSKPRSERTEDRPRPAPSPDAGPGEVKLWVNLGMDDGLDDAKFIAALEAAGAPTGKVLKALLRPTYGYAYVAEADAPAFEAANGKPHGEKALKIERHRPRGAREDRRRERREEVPEVPGQTRLWVGLGKQEGLDEAGVTAALEGLGAPAGKVARIDLRPTYAYVFVADEDVAAFEALNGKQHGEKALKIERAKKR, encoded by the coding sequence ATGAGCGACATTCCTCAAGACCCGTCCCCCTCTCCGAGCGCCCCCGAGGCCGAGGCGCCGAGCCGTCCCGCTGAGTACGTCGCGGACATCCGCTTCGAGGACATGAACCTCTCGGAGCCTATCCGACGAGCCATCGCCGAGCGCGGCTATACCAACCCCACTCCCGTCCAGGCCAAGGCCTTCCAGCCGGCCATGGAAGGCAGAGACTTGATCGTCCGCAGCAAGACGGGCACCGGCAAGACGGCCGCCTTCGGCCTGCCCCTGCTGGAGAAGATCTCCCCCGAGGACAAGCGCGTGCGCGCCCTCATCCTCTGCCCCACGCGCGAATTGGCGCTCCAGGTGGCCGAGGAGCTGCGCGCCCTGGGCAAGCACAAGGGCATCAAGGTGGCGGCCATCTACGGCGGCGCCTCCATGAAGCAGCAGGAGGACGCGCTCGAGGAGGGCACGCCCATCATCGTCGGCACGCCGGGCCGCGTGTTCGACCACATCAACCGCGGCAACCTCAAGCTCGAGGGGTGCGATCACGCCGTCCTGGACGAGGCCGACGAGATGCTCAACCAGGGCTTCTACGAGGAGGTGACGCGCATCCTCGACCGCCTCCCGAAGAACCGGCAGGTGCTGCTGTTCAGCGCCACGGTGCCCACGGACATCCAGAACCTGATTGCCCGCTACACGACGAACGCGGAGACGCTGCTCTTGTCCGGCGACGTCTTCACGGTGGAGCACATCCACCACATCCGCTACGACGTGTCGGACGCCTTCCCCAAGCCGCGCAACCTCATCTACGTGCTGGAGAAGGAGGAGCCGCAGAACGCCATCATCTTCTGCAACACGAGGGATGACACGGCGCTGGTGACGGCGGTGCTCAACCGCAACGGCTTCGACGCGGAGCTGCTCAACGGGGACCTGCCGCAGAAGGAGCGCGAGCGGGTGATGGCCAAGGTGAAGCGCGGCGAGGTGGCCTTCATGGTGGCCACGGACATCGCGGCGCGCGGCATCGACATCTCCGGGCTGGAGTACGTCATCAACTACTCGCTGCCCGAGGATCCGGCGGTGTACCTGCACCGCGTGGGCCGCACCGGCCGCATCGGCAACAAGGGCACGGCCATCAACCTCTTCTCCGGCCGCGAGCTGGCCACCTACACCGTGCTGGAGAAGAAGTACGGCATCAAGTTCGAGAAGCGCGAGATGCCCGCCCCCGAGGAGGCGATGCACCTGTGGACCGAGCGCCACCTGAGGGAGATCCGCGATGGGGCCTCGGGCACCGTCTTCGAGGGCTTCCTGCCGCTGGCCACCCAGCTCAAGCAGCGCTCCGACTCGGATGACCTGATCGCCTTCCTGCTCAAGTACTTCTTCAGCCACCTGCGCATGGAGAAGGTCCAGGCGGCCCAGGAGTCCGAGAAGCAGCCGGCGCCGGAGCGCAAGTTCGAGGGCAGGTCCGAGGGCCGCTCCGAGGGCCGACGCGAGGGCCGGGAAGGCCGCGAGGGGCGCGAGGGCCGCAAGGAGCGCGGCGAGCGCCGGGACAAGGACCGGGATCGCGAGCGCGACCGGGACCGTCCGCCTCGCGCCGAGCATGGCGAGCGTCAGCCTCGGCCGCCGCGTCGGGACGAGCCCCGGCGTGGCCCCCCGCCCATGGAGGCGGGCCCCGGCGAGGCCAAGCTGTGGGTGAACCTGGGCACCGCGGACGGGCTCGGGCCCGGCAGCGTCGCCACGGCGATGGAGGATGCTGGCGCGCCGGTGGGCAAGGTGCTGCGCGCGGAGCTGCGCCCCACCTTCGGCTACGTCTTCGTGGCCGAGGAGGACGTGGCGGCCTTCGAGGCGCTCAACGGCAAGCAGCACGGCACCAAGACGCTGCGGGTGGAGAAGAGCAAGCCTCGCAGCGAGCGCACCGAGGACAGGCCTCGTCCCGCCCCGTCGCCCGATGCCGGCCCCGGCGAGGTGAAGCTCTGGGTGAACCTGGGCATGGATGACGGCCTGGACGACGCGAAGTTCATCGCCGCGCTGGAGGCCGCCGGGGCTCCCACCGGCAAGGTGCTCAAGGCCCTGCTGCGCCCCACCTACGGCTACGCCTACGTGGCCGAGGCGGACGCGCCCGCCTTCGAGGCCGCCAACGGCAAGCCGCATGGCGAGAAGGCCCTGAAGATCGAGCGCCACCGTCCCCGTGGGGCCCGCGAGGACCGCCGCCGCGAGCGCCGCGAGGAGGTTCCCGAGGTGCCAGGGCAGACCCGCCTGTGGGTGGGCCTGGGCAAGCAGGAGGGGCTCGACGAGGCGGGCGTCACCGCAGCGCTCGAGGGGCTCGGCGCCCCGGCCGGCAAGGTGGCCCGGATCGATCTGCGACCCACCTACGCCTACGTCTTCGTCGCCGACGAGGACGTCGCCGCCTTCGAGGCCCTCAACGGCAAGCAGCACGGCGAGAAGGCCCTGAAGATCGAGCGCGCCAAGAAGCGGTAG
- a CDS encoding PAS domain-containing sensor histidine kinase, with translation MRPANRKHPGPLQEVLAELADPVGLLDGLFLHSPVPYSLFTADGHCLLTNPAYRAMFGREPPASYSVFEDEVLERLGVAALFRQAFQGETVETPVFWYDPKELGHVQVPDARRAAISCTCFPLKTQEGEIRHVVIAYKDVTAEWTVRDVEQERLKLVLKAGGLGHWELDLRTQRLTVSEGCKANFGLPSDADLSSYERLRACIHPEDRSAMEEAVGRSISRGEDYSAEYRVVTPEGGTRWVVARGQVVHAEDATPVGMMGVTVDITELKKTQRDREQLVKELGEERARLRAVLDNIPAGVLLAEAPTGRIVLGNAQVERILRHPVLHSPSVEEYGEWVGYHPDGRRVDGSEWPLARALRGETVPAERFLYQRGDGTQGWIRVEGAPIRHEGRITGGVIAFYDIQQERRAEERLRALADTSTALAQASTDFSTALEDLARLASESLGECCVLTLVDEERQVLDIVASYHPEPEARRLLKATMHDSYDNEGGPAMRVVRTGQPILLARVPQEGLLESLVPEARPFTERYGLHSVLIVPLRAQGAVIGTLGVSRGRADWPYTVEDQEFLQEMADRAGLAIQNVRLLKTAQQAVQLRDDFLSIASHELKTPLTPLSLKLQVMARLVSSEQGEELTQRLGRDLDGMRRQVRRLSDLISDLLDVARISGGRLRLELDQVDLASLVREVSARFEAEAERAGGRLQVYVEAPLVGRWDRLRLEQVVTNLLSNALKYGPGKPIHVRAELHGERARLTVRDEGIGIDAPHLARIFEKFERAVSDRHYGGLGLGLYITRQIVRALGGAIGVESELERGSTFTVELPLRGPEAPRP, from the coding sequence GTGCGTCCTGCCAACCGGAAGCACCCCGGGCCGCTCCAGGAAGTGCTGGCGGAGTTGGCCGATCCGGTGGGGCTGCTCGACGGCTTGTTCCTTCACTCGCCCGTGCCCTACAGCCTCTTCACGGCGGACGGGCACTGTCTGCTCACCAACCCTGCGTACCGGGCGATGTTCGGCCGGGAGCCGCCCGCGTCGTACAGCGTCTTCGAGGACGAGGTGCTCGAGCGGCTGGGCGTCGCCGCGCTGTTTCGCCAGGCCTTCCAGGGGGAGACGGTGGAGACGCCGGTCTTCTGGTACGACCCGAAGGAGCTGGGGCACGTCCAGGTGCCGGACGCGCGACGGGCGGCCATCTCCTGTACCTGCTTCCCCCTGAAGACGCAGGAGGGGGAGATCCGCCACGTGGTGATCGCCTACAAGGACGTGACGGCGGAGTGGACGGTGCGGGACGTGGAGCAGGAGCGGCTGAAGCTGGTCCTCAAGGCGGGAGGCCTGGGGCACTGGGAGCTGGATCTGCGGACGCAGCGGCTCACGGTCTCCGAGGGCTGCAAGGCCAACTTCGGGCTGCCGTCGGACGCGGACCTGTCGTCGTACGAGCGGCTGCGTGCCTGCATCCACCCGGAGGATCGCTCCGCCATGGAGGAGGCGGTGGGGCGCTCCATCTCCCGCGGGGAGGACTACTCCGCGGAGTATCGCGTCGTCACCCCCGAGGGAGGGACTCGCTGGGTGGTGGCGCGCGGGCAGGTGGTCCACGCGGAGGACGCCACCCCGGTGGGGATGATGGGCGTCACGGTGGACATCACCGAGCTCAAGAAGACGCAGCGCGACCGTGAGCAGCTGGTGAAGGAGCTGGGCGAGGAGCGCGCGCGGCTCCGGGCCGTGCTGGACAACATCCCGGCCGGGGTGCTGCTGGCGGAGGCTCCTACCGGGCGCATCGTCCTGGGCAACGCGCAGGTCGAGCGCATCCTGCGCCACCCGGTGCTCCATTCGCCGAGCGTGGAGGAGTATGGCGAGTGGGTGGGCTACCACCCGGATGGACGGCGGGTGGACGGGAGCGAGTGGCCGCTGGCGCGGGCGCTCCGGGGCGAGACGGTGCCGGCGGAGCGCTTCCTCTACCAGCGAGGGGACGGCACCCAGGGGTGGATCCGCGTGGAGGGCGCACCCATCCGCCACGAGGGGCGCATCACGGGGGGCGTCATCGCCTTCTATGACATCCAGCAGGAGCGGCGTGCCGAGGAGCGGCTGAGGGCGCTGGCGGACACGTCGACGGCGCTGGCGCAGGCCTCGACGGACTTCAGCACCGCGCTGGAGGATCTGGCGCGGCTGGCCAGCGAGTCGCTGGGGGAGTGCTGCGTGCTGACGCTGGTGGACGAGGAGCGGCAGGTGCTCGACATCGTGGCCTCGTACCACCCGGAGCCCGAGGCCCGGCGGCTGCTCAAGGCCACGATGCACGACTCCTATGACAACGAGGGAGGGCCGGCCATGCGGGTGGTGAGGACAGGCCAGCCCATACTCCTGGCCCGAGTTCCCCAGGAGGGGCTGCTCGAGTCCCTGGTTCCCGAGGCGCGCCCGTTCACGGAGCGCTATGGCCTGCACAGCGTGCTCATCGTGCCGCTGCGGGCCCAGGGGGCCGTCATCGGGACGCTGGGCGTCTCACGCGGGCGAGCCGACTGGCCCTATACGGTGGAGGACCAGGAGTTCCTGCAGGAGATGGCGGACCGGGCGGGGCTGGCCATCCAGAACGTGCGGCTGCTCAAGACGGCCCAGCAGGCCGTGCAGCTGCGGGACGACTTCCTCTCCATCGCCAGCCATGAGCTGAAGACGCCGCTCACGCCGTTGAGCCTCAAGCTCCAGGTCATGGCGCGGCTGGTGAGCTCCGAGCAGGGCGAGGAGCTGACCCAGCGGCTGGGGAGAGACCTGGATGGGATGCGCCGGCAGGTGAGGCGCCTGTCGGACCTGATCAGCGACCTGCTGGACGTGGCGCGCATCAGCGGTGGACGCCTGAGGCTGGAGCTCGATCAGGTGGACCTGGCGAGTCTGGTGCGCGAGGTCTCCGCGCGGTTCGAGGCGGAGGCGGAGCGAGCGGGAGGGAGGCTGCAGGTGTACGTGGAGGCGCCGCTGGTGGGGCGCTGGGATCGCCTGAGGCTGGAGCAGGTGGTGACGAACCTGCTGTCCAATGCCCTCAAGTACGGCCCGGGCAAGCCCATCCACGTGCGCGCGGAGCTGCACGGGGAGCGCGCCCGGCTGACGGTGAGGGACGAGGGGATTGGCATCGACGCTCCGCACCTGGCGCGCATCTTCGAGAAGTTCGAGCGCGCGGTGTCGGATCGCCACTACGGAGGCCTGGGGCTGGGGCTCTACATCACCCGGCAGATCGTCCGGGCGCTGGGAGGGGCCATCGGTGTGGAGAGCGAGCTCGAGCGGGGCTCCACCTTCACCGTGGAGCTCCCGCTGCGAGGCCCGGAGGCGCCGCGCCCCTGA
- the sitI6 gene encoding SitI6 family double-CXXCG motif immunity protein, producing the protein MRFYWLRRVERPHYSGGYDDEHKWGLPGIQCPTCHAIWSDGSDAYPSVDLSGFPEREKYSARLEKDYAEFERLRERVRPLVPPGVQLGPGTKLGPLVGAARGEFGPLCLHNPWTLLMRPEPLERLASEGVRGLKGYRTELRFRQKKPPELLELELLPTGHVHPDCLPADRPAPCTRCGRRGWTLPEAPILDASTLPDPPDLFRMGDFMTMLIGTERFVEAVRKLGYEQDILFRELPLR; encoded by the coding sequence ATGCGCTTCTACTGGCTTCGCCGTGTCGAGCGTCCACACTACTCGGGTGGCTACGATGACGAGCACAAGTGGGGCCTGCCCGGCATTCAGTGCCCCACGTGTCATGCCATCTGGTCGGACGGCTCGGATGCCTATCCCTCCGTGGACCTGTCCGGCTTCCCGGAGCGGGAGAAGTACTCGGCCCGTCTGGAGAAGGACTACGCGGAGTTCGAGCGCCTGCGAGAGCGGGTACGCCCGCTCGTGCCGCCAGGAGTCCAGCTCGGTCCGGGGACCAAGCTGGGTCCTCTGGTAGGCGCAGCCAGGGGAGAGTTCGGCCCGTTGTGCCTGCACAATCCCTGGACCCTGCTGATGCGGCCCGAGCCACTGGAACGACTGGCCTCCGAAGGCGTCCGGGGCTTGAAGGGGTACCGCACCGAGCTCCGTTTTCGTCAGAAGAAGCCGCCCGAGTTGCTGGAGCTCGAGCTGCTGCCGACAGGCCACGTGCACCCGGACTGCCTGCCCGCGGACCGTCCTGCCCCCTGTACCCGGTGTGGCCGGCGTGGCTGGACGCTGCCGGAAGCTCCCATCCTGGACGCCTCCACCCTTCCGGACCCGCCAGACCTGTTCCGGATGGGAGACTTCATGACGATGCTCATCGGCACCGAGCGCTTCGTGGAAGCCGTGCGGAAGCTGGGCTACGAGCAGGACATCCTCTTCCGCGAGCTGCCGCTCCGATGA
- a CDS encoding Glu/Leu/Phe/Val family dehydrogenase: MNAVEETNYYFRKAARIMDVGTPIETLLATPLREVKVQVSIEMDSGEIRTFTGYRIQHDNSRGPMKGGLRYHAKLDQHECASMASLMTWKTAVAHLPYGGAKGGITCDPSQLSLKELERLTRKYVDQVQDVIGPTRDILAPDVNTNPQVMAWIMDQYSRYHGHSPAVVTGKPLELYGSKGREAATGRGLLYICREILRDVHLPMKGTRFSIQGFGNVGSHIARLLWEDGAVVVAVSDVLGGVRNPQGLDIPNLFEHVQRTGTVTGYAGGQACSNEEVLTADCEVLIPAALGHVLTKENATAVRARLVIEGANGPTTPEADELLEKRGILVVPDILASVGGVTVSYFEWVQNLQHMSWEEDRVNAELERTVKESYERVTQIARSRKVPLRTAAFILAIGRVGKATVMRGI, encoded by the coding sequence ATGAACGCCGTCGAGGAGACCAACTACTACTTCCGCAAGGCCGCCCGCATCATGGATGTGGGCACTCCCATCGAGACGTTGCTCGCCACACCCTTGCGCGAAGTGAAGGTGCAGGTCTCCATCGAGATGGACTCCGGGGAGATCCGCACCTTCACCGGCTACCGCATCCAGCACGACAACAGCCGCGGCCCCATGAAGGGCGGCCTGCGCTACCACGCGAAGCTCGATCAGCACGAGTGCGCCTCCATGGCCTCGCTGATGACGTGGAAGACGGCGGTGGCGCACCTGCCCTACGGCGGCGCCAAGGGCGGCATCACGTGCGATCCGTCCCAGCTCAGCCTCAAGGAGCTGGAGCGCCTGACGCGCAAGTACGTGGATCAGGTGCAGGACGTGATTGGCCCCACGCGGGACATCCTGGCGCCGGACGTCAACACCAACCCCCAGGTGATGGCGTGGATCATGGACCAGTACTCGCGCTACCACGGGCACTCGCCGGCGGTGGTGACGGGCAAGCCGCTGGAGCTGTACGGCTCCAAGGGCCGTGAGGCGGCCACCGGGCGCGGGCTGCTCTACATCTGCCGGGAGATCCTCCGGGACGTGCACCTGCCGATGAAGGGCACGCGCTTCTCCATCCAGGGCTTCGGCAACGTGGGCAGCCACATCGCGCGGCTGCTCTGGGAGGACGGGGCGGTGGTGGTGGCGGTGTCCGACGTGCTGGGCGGGGTGCGCAACCCGCAGGGGCTGGACATCCCCAACCTCTTCGAGCACGTGCAGCGCACCGGCACGGTGACGGGCTACGCCGGGGGCCAGGCCTGCTCCAACGAGGAGGTGCTGACGGCGGACTGCGAGGTGCTCATCCCCGCAGCGCTCGGCCACGTGCTCACCAAGGAGAACGCCACCGCCGTGCGGGCGCGGCTGGTCATCGAGGGCGCCAATGGCCCCACCACGCCCGAGGCGGACGAGCTGCTGGAGAAGCGCGGCATCCTCGTGGTGCCGGACATCCTGGCCAGCGTCGGCGGCGTCACCGTCAGCTACTTCGAGTGGGTGCAGAACCTCCAGCACATGTCGTGGGAAGAGGATCGGGTGAACGCCGAGCTGGAGCGCACCGTGAAGGAGAGCTACGAGCGGGTGACGCAGATTGCCCGCTCGCGCAAGGTGCCGCTGCGCACCGCGGCCTTCATCCTCGCCATCGGCCGGGTGGGCAAGGCCACGGTGATGCGCGGCATCTGA
- a CDS encoding helix-turn-helix domain-containing protein yields the protein MRPGPTHAPDTSGHLQGLARRIRALRERRGLTQEDFAARCGISVSFASLLERGERSPSYETLLQVAAALGLPPSELFRLEEEDDTGADRLVHFIRARQLSREDVDRLLTVAELMFAGVGPRQEERLPDPARCAEPGCGRPVLARGLCVAHYHRARRAKSPAP from the coding sequence ATGCGGCCCGGCCCGACGCACGCCCCAGACACGAGCGGACACCTCCAGGGGCTCGCGCGCCGCATCCGCGCCCTGCGCGAGCGCCGAGGGCTGACGCAGGAGGACTTCGCCGCGCGCTGCGGCATCTCCGTGAGCTTCGCCTCGCTGCTGGAGCGCGGCGAGCGCAGCCCCAGCTACGAGACGCTGCTCCAGGTCGCCGCGGCGCTCGGGCTGCCCCCCTCCGAGCTGTTCCGGCTGGAGGAGGAGGACGACACGGGCGCCGACCGGCTGGTGCACTTCATCCGCGCCCGGCAGCTGTCCCGCGAGGACGTGGACCGGCTGCTCACGGTGGCGGAGCTGATGTTCGCCGGAGTGGGGCCTCGGCAGGAGGAGCGGCTGCCGGACCCTGCCCGCTGCGCCGAGCCGGGCTGCGGCCGGCCCGTGTTGGCCCGAGGCCTGTGCGTGGCCCACTACCACCGGGCCCGTCGGGCGAAGAGCCCCGCTCCCTGA